A part of Lacinutrix sp. 5H-3-7-4 genomic DNA contains:
- a CDS encoding phosphoribosylanthranilate isomerase has translation MKLKICGMKNENNILDVAELNPGYMGFIFYEKSPRYFNTTIPELPESIKKIGVFVNATFDFIRGKIEKHDLQGVQLHGDETPELCKSLKDLDIIVIKVFSIKNQFNFKVLEPFEDVCDYYLFDTKGKEPGGNGYTFNWNVLKKYPSIKPYFLSGGIGPKEMDALLLFLKRPESEFCAAIDLNSKFETAAGLKNTTKLKTFQQKLIDTNYLR, from the coding sequence ATGAAACTAAAAATATGCGGTATGAAAAATGAAAACAACATTTTAGATGTTGCAGAGTTAAACCCAGGTTATATGGGTTTCATTTTTTATGAGAAATCACCAAGATATTTTAACACCACAATTCCAGAGCTCCCAGAAAGCATAAAAAAAATAGGCGTTTTTGTTAATGCTACTTTCGATTTTATTCGTGGTAAAATAGAAAAACACGATTTACAAGGTGTACAACTTCATGGTGATGAGACACCAGAACTATGTAAAAGCTTAAAAGATTTAGACATAATTGTAATTAAGGTGTTTTCTATAAAAAACCAATTTAATTTTAAAGTTTTAGAGCCTTTTGAAGACGTTTGCGATTATTATTTATTTGATACTAAAGGCAAAGAGCCAGGCGGAAATGGATACACTTTTAATTGGAACGTTCTAAAAAAATACCCATCAATAAAACCATATTTTTTAAGTGGTGGTATTGGGCCAAAAGAAATGGACGCTTTACTTCTGTTTTTAAAAAGACCAGAATCCGAATTTTGTGCAGCTATCGATTTAAACAGCAAATTTGAAACAGCTGCCGGTTTAAAAAATACTACAAAACTTAAAACATTTCAACAAAAACTAATAGACACTAATTACTTAAGATAA
- a CDS encoding DUF6500 family protein: protein MTEALRNKIIEICDKKIAQKGDTVGLSFYAFFKNRNDNPKLLMEAATWWIETHQLDHFEKATKIKKMLS, encoded by the coding sequence ATGACCGAAGCTCTAAGAAACAAAATTATTGAAATTTGCGATAAAAAAATTGCTCAAAAAGGTGATACCGTAGGTTTGTCTTTTTATGCCTTTTTTAAAAATAGAAATGATAATCCAAAGTTGTTAATGGAGGCTGCAACATGGTGGATAGAAACCCACCAACTAGATCATTTTGAGAAAGCAACAAAAATAAAAAAAATGTTATCTTAA
- a CDS encoding cytochrome c family protein, with the protein MGCGTETPEFFCGTVSPELTENGRIGKQIFNANCAACHKLNKNMTGPALAKMDSTLLWNWMTLNNKQIDSSKFSELGIDYHRIQWSESISSTELLGLYEYINAE; encoded by the coding sequence TTGGGATGCGGAACTGAAACACCAGAATTCTTTTGTGGAACTGTTTCGCCTGAATTGACTGAAAACGGACGAATTGGAAAACAGATTTTTAACGCAAATTGTGCTGCTTGTCACAAACTGAATAAAAATATGACTGGACCAGCATTAGCAAAAATGGATTCTACTCTACTCTGGAATTGGATGACGTTGAATAATAAACAAATTGACAGTTCAAAATTCAGCGAATTAGGAATTGACTATCATAGAATACAATGGTCTGAATCAATAAGTTCAACTGAATTACTTGGACTTTACGAATACATAAATGCTGAATGA
- the yaaA gene encoding peroxide stress protein YaaA: MKLVISPAKSLDFETSLPTTQTTESSFLNQAEKLNKVLKKKSAKSLSKLMHISDNLGQLNYQRNQDWQLPFNKDNARQAIYAFNGDVYRGLDAYTIPENKIETLQNTVRILSGLYGVLKPLDLIQAYRLEMGTKMPVGTKKNLYEFWKKDIVENLNNELEDDEVFVNLASKEYFKAIDTKALKVPVTNIEFKEFKDGKYKIIAIYAKVARGLMARYIVDTNAKTIEDLKGFTVEGYGLSDELSSEHNLVFTR; this comes from the coding sequence ATGAAATTAGTTATATCACCAGCAAAGTCATTAGATTTTGAAACCAGTTTGCCAACAACACAAACAACAGAATCTTCATTTTTAAATCAAGCCGAAAAACTAAATAAAGTTTTAAAAAAGAAATCTGCTAAAAGTCTATCTAAGCTTATGCATATAAGCGACAACTTAGGGCAATTAAACTACCAGCGTAATCAAGATTGGCAATTACCATTTAATAAAGACAATGCAAGACAAGCCATTTATGCCTTTAATGGTGATGTTTACAGAGGTTTAGATGCATATACAATACCAGAAAATAAAATAGAAACCTTACAAAACACTGTAAGAATACTATCTGGTTTATATGGCGTTTTAAAACCATTAGATTTAATACAAGCTTACCGTTTAGAAATGGGAACAAAAATGCCAGTTGGAACCAAAAAAAACCTATACGAGTTTTGGAAAAAAGACATAGTTGAAAATTTAAATAATGAACTAGAAGACGATGAGGTGTTTGTAAACTTAGCCAGTAAAGAATACTTTAAAGCCATAGATACAAAAGCATTAAAAGTACCAGTAACCAATATAGAATTTAAAGAATTTAAAGACGGTAAATATAAAATTATAGCCATTTATGCCAAAGTAGCAAGAGGTTTAATGGCAAGATATATTGTAGATACAAATGCAAAAACAATAGAAGATTTAAAAGGCTTTACAGTAGAAGGTTACGGTTTAAGTGACGAGTTGTCAAGCGAACACAATTTAGTCTTTACAAGGTAA
- a CDS encoding 30S ribosomal protein THX — MGKGDKKSKRGKISRGTFGARRPKIKKRVRPETKIEIDKKIKP, encoded by the coding sequence ATGGGAAAAGGAGATAAAAAATCGAAACGTGGTAAAATTAGTCGTGGTACTTTTGGTGCTCGCAGACCTAAAATTAAAAAACGTGTTCGTCCTGAAACTAAAATAGAAATCGATAAAAAAATTAAACCTTAA
- a CDS encoding PASTA domain-containing protein, with protein MSIVKFLTSKVFFKQLALAVVAIVVLCFIILKWLNISTNHGNFETVPNLKGKSIDVAKIELDENNLVMEIQDSANFNPDYPKYSVIDQDPKPGSDVKKNRKIYITLNPSGYRKIAIPSLVGRTFRQAKPTLEALGFKIGKITYIDHLGKDEVRSIRYKNQSVKSGELLPKTSTLDLVLGNGNRS; from the coding sequence ATGAGTATTGTTAAATTTTTAACCAGTAAAGTTTTTTTTAAGCAACTAGCTTTAGCTGTAGTCGCTATAGTTGTTTTGTGTTTTATCATACTTAAGTGGTTAAACATATCTACAAATCATGGTAATTTTGAAACGGTTCCAAATTTAAAAGGAAAATCTATAGACGTTGCTAAAATAGAATTAGATGAAAACAATTTGGTAATGGAAATTCAAGACAGTGCTAATTTTAATCCAGATTACCCAAAATACTCTGTAATTGATCAAGATCCCAAACCAGGATCAGACGTTAAAAAGAATAGAAAAATTTACATTACATTAAATCCATCTGGATATAGAAAAATAGCAATACCAAGTTTAGTAGGTAGAACGTTTCGTCAAGCCAAACCAACACTTGAGGCATTAGGATTTAAAATAGGAAAAATAACATATATAGACCACTTAGGAAAAGACGAGGTAAGAAGCATTCGTTATAAAAACCAAAGTGTAAAATCTGGCGAGTTACTCCCTAAAACATCAACGTTAGATTTGGTGTTAGGTAACGGTAATCGCTCATAA
- a CDS encoding RluA family pseudouridine synthase codes for MADYTPQLPDEDTGLYEHHSFIADKGQAPLRIDKWLMNKVENATRNKIQAAAKEGNIYVNDQPVKSNYKVKPLDVIKVLFEHPPFENLLVGEDLPLDIVYEDDTLLVVNKPAGMVVHPGHGNYSGTLINALIYHFDNLPKNSSDRPGLVHRIDKDTSGLLVVAKTEHAMAHLSKQFKDKTSEREYVAIVWGNMEEDEGTIEGNIGRHPKNRLQNTVYMDDDADKGKPAVTHYKVLERLTYVTLVSCKLETGRTHQIRVHMKHIGHTLFNDERYGGERILKGTTFTKYKQFVDNCFKVLPRQALHAKTLGFEHPETGKIMQFNTPVPDDMQACIEKWRGYASHLEH; via the coding sequence ATGGCAGACTACACACCACAATTACCAGATGAAGATACTGGTTTATACGAGCACCACTCTTTTATTGCAGATAAAGGTCAAGCACCTTTACGCATAGATAAATGGTTAATGAATAAAGTTGAAAACGCAACACGAAATAAAATACAAGCCGCAGCAAAAGAAGGCAATATTTACGTTAACGATCAACCAGTAAAATCTAACTATAAAGTAAAACCGTTAGATGTTATTAAAGTACTTTTTGAGCATCCACCATTTGAGAATTTATTAGTTGGAGAAGATTTACCATTAGACATAGTGTACGAAGACGATACATTATTAGTAGTAAACAAACCAGCAGGAATGGTAGTGCATCCAGGACATGGTAACTATTCAGGCACCTTAATAAACGCATTAATATATCACTTCGATAATTTACCAAAAAACTCTAGTGATAGACCAGGATTGGTACATAGAATAGATAAAGACACCAGTGGTTTGCTAGTAGTAGCAAAAACCGAACACGCCATGGCGCACCTCTCAAAACAGTTTAAAGACAAAACCAGCGAGCGAGAATATGTAGCCATTGTTTGGGGAAATATGGAAGAAGACGAAGGTACAATAGAAGGAAATATTGGCCGTCATCCAAAAAACCGACTTCAAAACACGGTCTATATGGATGACGACGCAGACAAAGGAAAACCAGCCGTAACACACTACAAAGTATTAGAGCGCTTAACCTATGTAACCTTAGTATCCTGCAAACTCGAAACAGGTAGAACACACCAAATTCGTGTGCACATGAAACACATTGGGCATACCTTATTTAACGACGAGCGATACGGCGGCGAGCGCATACTAAAAGGCACAACCTTTACCAAATACAAACAATTTGTAGACAATTGCTTTAAAGTATTGCCACGTCAAGCCTTACACGCAAAAACACTAGGATTCGAGCATCCAGAAACAGGCAAAATCATGCAATTTAATACACCAGTTCCAGACGATATGCAAGCCTGTATCGAGAAATGGCGCGGTTATGCTTCACATTTAGAACATTAG
- the trpB gene encoding tryptophan synthase subunit beta — MTYNIDDKGYYGEFGGAYIPEMLYPNVEELRQNYLKVMAEPLFKKEFDQLLKDYVGRPSPLYFAKRLSDKYKTKIYLKREDLNHTGAHKVNNTIGQILMAQRLGKKRIIAETGAGQHGVATATVCALMGLECIVYMGEIDIARQAPNVARMKMLGATVIPATSGSKTLKDATNEAIRDWINNPVDTHYIIGSVVGPHPYPDMVARFQAVVSEEIQWQLKEKEGKTTPNYVIACVGGGSNAAGSYYHYLEDTNVNLIAVEAAGKGVHSGESAATSALGKEGIIHGSKTLLMQTNDGQIIEPYSISAGLDYPGVGPMHAHLYKSGRAEFISVTDNEAMTSGLELCKLEGIIPAIESSHAFAVLNKKTFKEDDIVVINLSGRGDKDLQNYIDYFKI; from the coding sequence ATGACCTATAATATTGACGACAAAGGATATTACGGTGAATTTGGTGGTGCATACATTCCAGAAATGCTTTATCCTAACGTTGAAGAGTTACGCCAAAACTACCTAAAAGTAATGGCAGAACCATTATTTAAAAAGGAATTTGATCAATTACTAAAAGATTACGTTGGGCGTCCATCACCATTGTATTTTGCAAAAAGATTAAGCGATAAATACAAAACTAAAATCTATTTAAAACGAGAAGATTTAAACCACACTGGTGCACATAAAGTAAACAATACAATCGGACAGATTTTAATGGCGCAACGTTTAGGTAAAAAACGCATAATTGCAGAAACTGGAGCAGGACAGCATGGTGTTGCAACTGCCACTGTTTGCGCGCTTATGGGCTTAGAGTGTATTGTTTACATGGGAGAAATAGATATTGCACGTCAAGCTCCAAATGTTGCAAGAATGAAAATGTTAGGTGCAACAGTAATACCTGCTACTTCAGGAAGTAAAACATTAAAGGACGCAACAAACGAAGCGATAAGAGATTGGATTAATAATCCTGTAGATACACATTATATTATTGGTAGCGTTGTTGGTCCGCACCCATATCCAGATATGGTTGCTCGTTTTCAAGCAGTAGTATCAGAAGAGATACAATGGCAATTAAAAGAAAAAGAAGGCAAAACAACACCAAATTATGTTATTGCTTGTGTTGGTGGCGGTAGTAACGCTGCTGGATCATACTATCATTATTTAGAAGATACTAATGTAAATTTAATAGCTGTTGAAGCTGCTGGTAAAGGTGTACATTCTGGTGAAAGCGCTGCAACTTCAGCACTTGGTAAAGAAGGTATTATTCACGGTAGTAAAACATTGTTAATGCAAACCAATGACGGGCAAATTATCGAGCCATATTCAATCTCAGCAGGATTAGATTATCCTGGTGTTGGACCAATGCATGCGCATTTATATAAATCTGGAAGAGCAGAATTTATCTCGGTCACAGATAATGAAGCTATGACATCTGGCTTAGAATTATGCAAATTAGAAGGTATTATTCCTGCCATAGAAAGCTCTCATGCCTTTGCCGTTTTAAATAAAAAAACATTTAAAGAGGACGATATTGTAGTAATTAATTTATCTGGACGTGGTGACAAAGACTTACAAAACTACATAGACTATTTTAAAATTTAA
- the trpA gene encoding tryptophan synthase subunit alpha, with amino-acid sequence MNRINKKLNEDKKLLSIYFTAGYPNLNNTVTIIENLEKNGVDMIEIGLPFSDPLADGPTIQASSTQALKNGMTTNVLFKQLKDIRKTVSIPLIIMGYFNPMLQYGVEAFCKKCQDVGIDGLIIPDLPVDVYNEKYKTVFEKYGLINVFLITPQTSEKRINFIDSISNGFIYMVSSASVTGSNSGFGDEQTKYFKRIAKMNLKNPQIIGFGISDNETFSQATQHAKGAIIGSAFIKNLTKSGLSKIDDFIKSIIN; translated from the coding sequence ATGAACAGAATTAATAAAAAATTAAACGAAGACAAAAAGCTTCTTTCAATATATTTTACTGCAGGTTATCCCAACTTAAATAACACCGTTACAATAATAGAAAACTTAGAAAAAAACGGTGTAGACATGATAGAAATAGGATTACCATTTAGCGATCCTTTAGCCGATGGACCAACAATACAAGCCAGTTCAACGCAAGCACTTAAAAATGGTATGACTACTAATGTACTTTTTAAACAATTAAAAGATATTAGAAAAACAGTATCCATACCATTAATAATTATGGGATATTTCAACCCAATGCTACAATATGGTGTAGAAGCATTTTGTAAAAAATGTCAAGATGTTGGTATAGATGGGTTAATTATTCCAGACTTGCCTGTAGATGTTTATAACGAAAAATATAAAACAGTATTTGAAAAATACGGTCTAATAAATGTGTTTTTAATAACACCACAAACAAGCGAAAAGCGAATTAATTTTATAGACTCTATTTCAAATGGATTTATATATATGGTAAGTAGTGCAAGTGTTACTGGAAGTAATTCTGGTTTTGGAGACGAGCAAACCAAATACTTTAAACGTATTGCAAAAATGAACCTAAAAAACCCTCAAATTATTGGTTTTGGTATTTCAGATAATGAAACCTTTTCTCAAGCTACACAACATGCTAAAGGTGCAATAATAGGTTCAGCATTTATAAAAAATCTCACAAAAAGTGGTTTATCGAAAATTGACGATTTTATAAAATCTATTATAAATTAA
- a CDS encoding DEAD/DEAH box helicase — MSFKQLGLSEPLLKAISKKGYENPSPIQAKAIPPVLDGYDVLASAQTGTGKTAGFTLPLLHILSENPKEKFRPIRALVLTPTRELAAQVYANVKEYSEFLNLRSVVIFGGVNQKPQVANIRKGVDVLVATPGRLIDLNNQGLLSLKRVEIFVLDEADRMLDMGFLRDIERVMKLMPDKRQNLMFSATFSKDIKKLAFNILKNPVQVEATPENTAVEAISQKVYRVAKGLKTGLVIKLISDGNWKQVLVFTRTKHGANKLTKKMISSGITAAAIHGNKSQGARTKALKGFKDGTIRVMVATDIAARGLDIPLLPHVINFEIPNISEDYVHRIGRTGRAGAKGEAISLVSADETQYLRDIEKLIGEKLKVEILEGFEPDPNASTAPIKPGQNRQKRNPNKAKSQGSNSGKRNAKSSGNSSGNGGRNRNRNKNKSRNSDRRSNTSRS, encoded by the coding sequence ATGTCATTTAAACAATTAGGCTTGTCTGAGCCTTTATTAAAAGCTATTAGCAAAAAAGGATACGAAAATCCATCACCAATACAAGCCAAAGCAATACCTCCAGTTTTAGACGGATACGATGTTTTAGCATCTGCTCAAACAGGAACAGGAAAAACAGCTGGCTTTACTTTGCCATTATTGCATATTCTTAGTGAAAATCCAAAAGAAAAATTTAGGCCTATTCGTGCTTTGGTATTAACACCAACAAGAGAATTAGCAGCACAAGTTTATGCTAATGTAAAAGAATATAGTGAGTTTTTAAATTTACGAAGCGTTGTAATTTTTGGAGGTGTAAACCAAAAACCACAAGTTGCAAATATTAGAAAAGGAGTAGATGTTTTAGTTGCTACTCCAGGTCGTTTAATAGATTTAAACAATCAAGGTTTATTGTCTTTAAAACGTGTAGAAATTTTTGTTTTAGATGAGGCAGACCGTATGTTAGATATGGGTTTTTTACGCGATATAGAACGTGTAATGAAATTGATGCCAGATAAAAGACAAAATTTAATGTTTTCGGCAACATTTTCTAAAGACATTAAAAAACTAGCATTTAATATATTAAAAAACCCAGTACAAGTTGAAGCAACACCAGAGAATACAGCTGTTGAAGCAATTTCTCAAAAAGTATATCGTGTAGCAAAAGGTTTAAAAACAGGATTAGTAATTAAACTAATTAGTGATGGTAATTGGAAACAAGTTTTAGTTTTTACTCGAACTAAACATGGAGCAAATAAGTTAACTAAAAAAATGATTAGCTCTGGAATTACAGCCGCAGCTATACATGGTAATAAAAGTCAAGGAGCAAGAACAAAAGCTCTAAAAGGTTTTAAAGACGGAACTATTAGAGTAATGGTTGCAACAGATATTGCTGCTCGTGGTTTAGACATACCACTATTACCGCACGTTATTAACTTCGAGATTCCAAATATTTCTGAAGATTACGTACACAGAATAGGTAGAACAGGTAGAGCAGGAGCAAAAGGAGAAGCTATTTCTTTAGTAAGTGCAGACGAAACTCAATATTTAAGAGATATTGAAAAACTAATAGGAGAAAAACTTAAAGTTGAAATTCTTGAAGGTTTTGAACCAGATCCAAATGCTTCTACAGCACCAATAAAACCTGGTCAAAATAGACAAAAGAGAAATCCTAATAAGGCAAAATCTCAAGGCTCTAATTCTGGAAAGCGAAATGCTAAAAGTAGCGGAAATAGTTCTGGTAATGGTGGAAGAAACCGTAACCGAAATAAAAACAAAAGCCGAAATAGCGATAGACGCTCAAACACCTCTAGAAGTTAA
- a CDS encoding DNA alkylation repair protein — MLDFISVLETEFEKNSNLELAIKQEAYMRNQFKTFGIKTENRRRIQKPFLVKAYLPKQENLETIVKTLWSKPQREFQYFGQELTFKYLKNIQEKDIELYEFMVSNKSWWDTVDFIAVKLIGNYFKVYPELQKQYIDKWLKSNNMWLQRSALLFQLKYKKDLNPELMAYTISQLLGSKTFFINKAIGWILREYSRTNPE, encoded by the coding sequence ATGCTAGATTTCATTTCGGTTTTAGAGACTGAATTTGAAAAGAACTCAAATTTAGAATTAGCTATAAAGCAAGAAGCTTATATGCGTAACCAATTTAAAACATTTGGTATTAAAACCGAAAACAGAAGACGCATACAAAAGCCCTTTTTAGTTAAAGCGTACTTACCTAAACAAGAAAATTTAGAAACCATTGTTAAAACACTTTGGAGTAAACCGCAGCGTGAATTTCAATATTTTGGCCAAGAATTAACTTTTAAATATTTGAAAAATATTCAAGAAAAGGATATTGAATTATATGAGTTTATGGTAAGCAATAAATCTTGGTGGGATACTGTAGACTTTATTGCCGTAAAATTAATAGGCAATTATTTTAAAGTATATCCAGAGTTACAAAAGCAATACATAGATAAATGGCTTAAATCTAATAATATGTGGCTACAACGCTCAGCATTATTATTTCAATTAAAATATAAAAAAGATTTAAATCCTGAATTAATGGCTTATACCATATCGCAATTACTAGGCTCTAAAACTTTTTTTATAAATAAAGCTATTGGTTGGATTTTAAGAGAATACAGTCGTACAAATCCAGAATGA
- a CDS encoding VF530 family DNA-binding protein — MSQPNNPLHGIKLEQIVTELQAHYGWEYLGYNINIRCFNDNPSVKSSLKFLRRTPWARKKVEDFYLEYLKKNS, encoded by the coding sequence ATGTCTCAACCTAATAACCCTCTACATGGTATTAAATTAGAACAAATTGTAACAGAATTGCAAGCGCATTATGGCTGGGAATATTTAGGCTATAATATAAATATTCGTTGTTTTAATGATAATCCATCTGTAAAATCAAGTTTGAAATTTTTACGTCGCACACCTTGGGCACGAAAAAAAGTTGAGGATTTTTATTTAGAATATTTAAAAAAGAATTCTTAA
- a CDS encoding serine hydrolase — MSKQKTIIFRIVLLVGTVTSLFFVPWLLVKAWILPLPNTVKKQMDQAINHGFDGMIVYIDQTDKNPQFLASGWHNKETKTPAKPKALFKIASIGKLYDAVTATKLVSEGKLSLNKTLADYLPELIGRIENAEKITLKHMIQHKSGIPNYSDAPNFWANPTKTFKESLDLIIDKPANFEPGEDYEYCNTNYLLLNEIMNNVLGYDKFVFIQKEILKPLNLKNTFKSLEEVNINSVMSGYHVGYPHNLRADEYGMLATAEDVGIFLRALNNGSVFKPGEKEIYTSIYKYKHSGWVPGYQSFANYYEDIDAVIVAFYSTTDAELYNWNLSEIINSRIKKIVENK; from the coding sequence ATGAGTAAACAAAAAACCATTATTTTTAGAATTGTTTTATTAGTAGGCACAGTAACTTCGCTATTTTTTGTGCCATGGTTATTAGTAAAAGCTTGGATATTGCCTTTACCAAATACCGTAAAAAAACAAATGGATCAAGCTATTAATCATGGCTTTGATGGCATGATTGTATATATAGACCAAACAGATAAAAACCCTCAATTTTTAGCATCTGGCTGGCATAATAAAGAAACTAAAACACCTGCTAAACCAAAAGCTCTATTTAAAATTGCAAGTATTGGTAAATTGTACGATGCTGTAACGGCTACAAAATTAGTAAGTGAAGGTAAGCTTTCTCTAAATAAAACATTAGCCGATTATCTACCCGAACTTATTGGTAGAATTGAAAATGCCGAAAAAATTACTTTAAAACACATGATACAACATAAAAGCGGCATCCCTAATTACTCTGATGCTCCAAATTTTTGGGCAAACCCAACTAAAACGTTTAAAGAAAGTCTTGATTTAATTATAGATAAACCTGCCAATTTTGAGCCTGGTGAAGATTACGAATATTGTAACACTAACTATCTATTATTAAACGAAATAATGAATAACGTTTTGGGCTACGATAAATTTGTTTTTATTCAAAAAGAAATTTTAAAACCTCTAAACCTTAAAAACACTTTTAAATCGTTAGAAGAAGTAAATATAAATAGTGTTATGAGTGGTTATCACGTTGGTTATCCTCATAACTTAAGAGCAGATGAATATGGCATGCTTGCCACTGCAGAAGATGTTGGTATTTTTTTAAGAGCATTAAATAACGGCTCTGTTTTTAAACCTGGCGAAAAAGAAATTTATACATCTATTTATAAATATAAACATTCTGGTTGGGTTCCAGGTTACCAAAGTTTTGCAAACTACTATGAAGATATTGATGCTGTTATAGTTGCTTTTTACAGCACAACCGATGCAGAATTATATAATTGGAACCTATCTGAAATAATAAACTCTCGAATTAAAAAAATTGTAGAAAATAAATGA
- a CDS encoding uracil-DNA glycosylase family protein — protein sequence MFKHKHPYKPFIKHDTTKLIVGTLPPPRFSTGELLDKDVDFCYGSYYNSLWLFIDKIHNLNLLYNNSQKAVEQRKAFLIANKIGVCDIVESAERDKINASDLGMKNIVLRDIVSYLKQYPKIDTLLFTGGNSKNGPEYFFRKHIKTYNLKLELISKETPKMHQFVLAEPKKKLKKKRIIKTISLTSASGAANISIGSNPLYKQLKSKNPDFSTFDFRVMQYREFL from the coding sequence ATGTTTAAACATAAACATCCATATAAACCATTTATAAAGCACGATACTACAAAATTAATAGTTGGTACTTTGCCACCGCCAAGATTTTCAACAGGCGAATTGTTAGATAAAGATGTTGACTTTTGTTATGGTAGTTACTATAATTCGCTATGGTTATTTATAGATAAAATTCATAATCTTAATTTGCTCTATAATAATTCACAAAAAGCAGTAGAACAGCGTAAAGCTTTTTTAATAGCTAATAAAATAGGTGTTTGTGATATTGTAGAAAGTGCCGAGAGAGATAAAATTAATGCTTCAGATTTAGGAATGAAAAACATTGTGCTTCGTGATATAGTATCGTATTTAAAACAATATCCTAAAATTGATACGCTTTTATTTACAGGAGGAAACTCTAAAAATGGTCCAGAATATTTTTTTAGAAAACATATAAAAACATACAACTTAAAATTAGAATTAATTTCAAAAGAAACGCCTAAAATGCATCAATTTGTATTGGCAGAACCTAAAAAGAAATTAAAAAAGAAACGTATAATTAAAACCATATCTCTAACTTCTGCATCTGGAGCAGCAAATATATCAATAGGTAGCAACCCTTTGTATAAACAGTTAAAATCTAAAAATCCAGACTTTTCAACTTTCGATTTTCGCGTCATGCAATATCGTGAGTTTCTATAA
- a CDS encoding tRNA (cytidine(34)-2'-O)-methyltransferase — protein sequence MALNIVLIEPEIPNNTGNIGRLALGSGSTLHLVKPFGFEITDTRLKRAGLDYWQHLNLHYYDNIEDFLEKNKTKKMVFLSSHGTKQHWDIKFEDDLFLVFGKESKGLPKSLTSKHQDKLFKIPLYSEHIRSLNLANAVSIVVYEGLKQINTI from the coding sequence ATGGCTTTAAACATAGTATTAATAGAACCCGAAATACCTAATAACACTGGAAATATTGGCAGACTTGCTTTAGGCTCTGGTTCAACTTTACATTTAGTAAAACCTTTTGGTTTCGAAATTACCGATACCCGATTAAAACGTGCTGGTTTAGATTATTGGCAACATTTAAACCTTCATTATTATGATAATATAGAAGACTTTTTAGAAAAAAATAAAACTAAAAAAATGGTTTTTCTTTCTAGTCATGGCACAAAACAACATTGGGATATTAAATTTGAAGACGATTTATTTTTAGTCTTTGGAAAAGAATCAAAAGGCTTACCAAAATCATTAACATCTAAACACCAAGATAAGTTGTTTAAAATACCACTTTACAGCGAACACATTCGCAGTTTAAATTTAGCAAATGCTGTTAGTATTGTTGTGTATGAAGGTTTAAAACAAATTAATACCATTTAA
- a CDS encoding DUF805 domain-containing protein encodes MEWYLKVVRDNYANFEGRARRQEYWMFTLFNFLIIMALAIVSGVLATSLDAPAFMAIYFIYALAVVIPSLAVAVRRLHDTGKSGWYYLISLIPLIGGIWLIILFATEGDVGPNEYGPDPKKPTNLGGETERKNTHIIS; translated from the coding sequence ATGGAATGGTATTTAAAAGTCGTAAGAGATAATTACGCAAATTTTGAAGGCAGAGCAAGACGTCAAGAATATTGGATGTTTACATTATTTAATTTTTTAATAATTATGGCACTAGCTATAGTAAGTGGCGTATTAGCAACTTCTTTAGATGCTCCAGCTTTTATGGCTATTTATTTTATATATGCTTTAGCTGTAGTAATACCTAGCTTAGCTGTAGCGGTAAGAAGACTGCACGATACAGGTAAAAGTGGTTGGTATTATTTAATATCATTAATACCTTTAATTGGAGGAATTTGGTTAATTATTTTGTTTGCTACAGAAGGCGATGTGGGACCAAACGAATATGGACCAGATCCAAAAAAACCTACTAATTTAGGTGGTGAAACAGAGCGTAAAAACACACACATAATTAGCTAG